The genomic interval TTTCGGTCTGCCCGAGCGGCGGCAACGCCCGCGAAAGCAACGTCGACAGCAGCGCCGGATCCAGTCGCTGCGACAGCTTGGGCGTGCGCAACTGCAGCAGCGCGGTGATCAACGCGTCGTAGCGCTGCTCGGTCAGGTTCGGAAACAACGTCGAACGCACCCGGTCGCGATACTCGGACGCGCTCTCGCACACCTTGCCGTGGGCGCCGATCCGGTCCGCGAGCGCGGCCCGGGTCAGCGGGCGTCCGGCATCGGTCAATTCCAGAGCACCGATCCGCAACTCGGTGGTGAAGTAGTCCGCCTGCACGGTGGTGGTGCGGCTGGTGGCCTGCAGACGCGCACCGCAGGTGAACCACCGATCCGCCAGCCGGAACTCCAGCCACACGTATCCGACGCGCGTCGCTCCGGTTGTGCCCTCCCCCATCATGTTCCAGTGCATGCTGCGCTCGCCGGTGCCGAAGGTCGACAGTCGGTTGGCGCGCAGGCTGGCATCAAAAAGGAACGGCAGCAACAACTCCAGCGCTTTGGATTTGCCGCTGCCGTTCGGGCCGCGCAGCAGCAACCTGCCCTCGTGGAACTCGAAGACCTCGTCGTAGTAGCGCCAGACGTTGAGGATGCCCGCGCGGGTGGGCACCCACCGCGGCTCGGCAATGGTCATTGTGCTTCCTCGCCTTCGACAGACGCGCGGATTTCACCGACGCGATACCGCCACGCCGCCGGCCGCGGGATCACCAGTCCAGCCGATGTCGTGCGGACCAGTCCGAACGCGACCAGCGTGGCCACCGCGTCCGAAGCCAACTCCTGCGCGCCGTTGTCTCCGCGATAGGTGCGCGCCCAGCGTGGAAAGCGTTCCAGGATTTCTGCGGCTGGCCGCGCCAGTTGCTCGACGGTGGTCGGCCCGGGCATCGTGTCCAGCATGAGCAGTGCCGCCACCTTGGCGGTGGCCGCATCGTCGGGGAACTTGTTGTCGGTCGCGATCGCGTCCGGATCGACGAACAGCACGCCCTCCGCCCGCTCCTCGAGCACGAACCCCCCTTGCTCCGCGGCGTTGCGGAGCAGTCGCCGGCCGGTGGGCGAGGCGATATAGGCGTGTTCGTCCGCGCTGAGATCCTCGAAATACACCACCGGGTCGTCGACCAGGCGCCGAAAGACACTGTGCCGCAACCAGAGATTCCGTTGCACTTCGGACACCGCGCTGCTGTCGGCATGCTTGCCCGACAACGAACTCGCCAGCCCGTACCGGCGCTCCCGCGTGAGCTCGCTCAGCACTCCGTCGAACCGCAGCGGCACCTCCGCCGCGGGTACACCGAGCTGGGATGGCCCCACCGGTGTAGCCAGCAGGCGCAGCAGCAAGGTCGTGTCGACCCGGAAAAGCACCTTGGCCGTATCGGATTCGACGTATGCCTCGGCCAAGCCGTCGACGGCGTCGAGCACTCCGAAGGACTCCAGGAGCCGCACGACGTCCACGAAGGCCATGCGTTCGGAGCGGCTGCTGCTATCGAAGTTCGTCAGCATCGGATCTTCTGCGGTGGCCGCGCGGATCTTGGCGGCGAGCAGCCCGATCGTGGTCACCGGCGCCGCGAGAAGTTCGGCGGCAACCACGCAGAGCAGCACGTAGCGTCGGCGATCGAATTCTGCACGGGTGGAGCGAATTCGGCGCGCAGGGCGGGTCGGATCGAGCACCGGCCGCACCTTCGCCAGGCGTGCGTAGCCCAGGCGCGGCTCGACGGTCAACACCCATCCGCAGTAGTAATCGAACCATCTCACGATCGGGTCCCGCCGGCGGCGGATGATGTCGAAGATCTCCGGTGCGGTGCGTTCGGTGACGAGCGGGTCGGCCAGCAGATGCCGTACGCCGCGGGTGATCTCTTCTCGCTCGGCGATCACCAGCTGATTAGCGAGCTCACTCACACGCCACTCCTACCCGGTGCGCTGATCTCCACGATGTAGTCCGGTCCGCGGAACAGCCCGAGCGGCGTCTTCAGTTCGCAGATCCCGCTCGCGGCGGGGCGGAGCAGGATCTCGATCCGGCCGTCGGTGGTGGTCCCACGCCGGGTGCCGGTCGAGTCCGGCGCGTTGCCCAGTGCTCGACCGAGCAACTCCAGCAACCGCTCGAAGACGCCGTGGTCGAGATCGCCGAAGACCGAAAGACGCACAGCGCCCGCAGTGTCCAGCATGTCCCAGGCCGCCTGCAGTTCGGCCCGTTCGACCGCCGCTCGTGCCGCACGCTCCCGTTTGATTGCCGCGACATCCGGTATCGCGCCGGTCCGGCCGATCCGTGCGGTGCGTCCAGCGGCACGCAGCAGCGGCGAAACCTCCACCGCGGGCGCTTCTCCCCACCGGGCGGTCCAGCTCACCGACTCCGGATCGGGATGGGCCAGATGCGCATGCCGCGCTGAACTCAGGCCGAAGGCGGTGGACCACAGCCGATGCAGATCGCGCTGTTCCGGCAGCACCGAAAACCAGCGGGCCAGCTCCCGGAAGTCGGCAACCGCGCTACTGGAACGCCTGCGCGACTCGGTGATTCGATCAAGCACCTGTAGCAGGGTGACGATCGCCTTCCGCCCGACCTGCCGCAGCTGGTCGATGCGCGGGGCGGTGCCGTCCCGGGGAAGGAACCACGCCCGCAGCCCATCCCAGCGCGCCCGCCGAAGACCCAACCACGCCAGGCCGGGATCCACGCCGGTCAACTTCGGGAGCTCGGCGCCTTGCAGAGCACGCTGGTGCAGGCGGGCTACACCGTGGTCCTCGACCGCTTGCACCCGAGCGGCGATAACATGCCCGCGAAGTTCGATATTGGTGAGGAATTCCTCGAGATAGGCCACTGTCGCTGCCTTGACCTCATGGAACACCCCGCGATCGACGCCCTCGGCCCGCATCAACCGCTGCAGTTCGCCGTTGAACTGTTTGGTGTTGGTACGCAACGCCTCCAGGTGGCCTTCGAGCTCCATCAGTACGGTGAATATGCGGCGATTCGTACCGGATTCCAACTCCTGCAGCAGGGTGCCGAGCTTGTCTCCGATCGCGTCGAGCACGGCGGTTTGTAGCGCGCCGGAGGACGCGAGCACCGTTATCGCATGCAGCACACCCGCAAACGCGGCCTCGCCCTGCCTGGTCAACGAGTACTGCAGATTGCGACGTTCGTATTCGGTTGCGGTGCGGTAGTTTTCAGAGTGATTCTGGATGACGTCAACCAGGTTCCAGCTTCGCAACTGGTCCAGCGCCTTACCCAGCTCCTCATCCTCGACGGACTCCAGCCAGCCGACAGTCCGCAGCCGAGCCCGCACCTCGTCGATGCCGAGCGCGGTCTCCAATCGTTCGTTCGCCTCACCGAAGGCGTGCAGGATCGACACGTACAGACCGGCCCGGTCGCCGCTGGTGAAGCGGAACATCTCGGGCGGGACGCGGATCGGATCCATAGCGGCGCTCTCTCGATCGATGTCTCGGCTGCCACGATATCCGGCGCAACCGACAGCTACGGTGCGATATCGGCGAGCAGGAACTCGACGACACGTTCTTCTGGCACCGCTCGGCCGTGGCGTTGCATGTGCCCTGCCAGGTCGTCATCCCACGGCACCGCGGTCACCCGGCCGACCGGCGGGCCCCCACCGGCCGCCTGCAGATAGTCCGCGCTGCTCATCCGCCACGGTGACGCGCCGAGGCGGGCCACCACGTTCGCCGCGATCCGCAATCCTTCACCATCGAAATCGCCGTGATAGCGCAGCTCGGCGCCGGCCTGCGTGAGCATTTCGAGCAGCCGCACGCCCGCACTACTCGGCCACCCGGATATGCACACCAGCGGCGGACAACGAGCACCGAATCGCTTGAGTGCCATGGCTAGGACGCTCGGATTCTCGACCACCCAGACGACGTCCGCGGCGACCTCCACCCGGCCTGCAGCACGCAATTGTTGCAAAGTCAGGACCCCGGCGATCCCAGCGTCGGCACACAATCCGAGCAGCTGGCCAGCCACCGAGCCGGCACCTGTCGGCCGTCCGGCGACCAGCACCGTCGAG from Nocardia goodfellowii carries:
- a CDS encoding TIGR02678 family protein; the encoded protein is MSELANQLVIAEREEITRGVRHLLADPLVTERTAPEIFDIIRRRRDPIVRWFDYYCGWVLTVEPRLGYARLAKVRPVLDPTRPARRIRSTRAEFDRRRYVLLCVVAAELLAAPVTTIGLLAAKIRAATAEDPMLTNFDSSSRSERMAFVDVVRLLESFGVLDAVDGLAEAYVESDTAKVLFRVDTTLLLRLLATPVGPSQLGVPAAEVPLRFDGVLSELTRERRYGLASSLSGKHADSSAVSEVQRNLWLRHSVFRRLVDDPVVYFEDLSADEHAYIASPTGRRLLRNAAEQGGFVLEERAEGVLFVDPDAIATDNKFPDDAATAKVAALLMLDTMPGPTTVEQLARPAAEILERFPRWARTYRGDNGAQELASDAVATLVAFGLVRTTSAGLVIPRPAAWRYRVGEIRASVEGEEAQ
- a CDS encoding TIGR02677 family protein, translating into MDPIRVPPEMFRFTSGDRAGLYVSILHAFGEANERLETALGIDEVRARLRTVGWLESVEDEELGKALDQLRSWNLVDVIQNHSENYRTATEYERRNLQYSLTRQGEAAFAGVLHAITVLASSGALQTAVLDAIGDKLGTLLQELESGTNRRIFTVLMELEGHLEALRTNTKQFNGELQRLMRAEGVDRGVFHEVKAATVAYLEEFLTNIELRGHVIAARVQAVEDHGVARLHQRALQGAELPKLTGVDPGLAWLGLRRARWDGLRAWFLPRDGTAPRIDQLRQVGRKAIVTLLQVLDRITESRRRSSSAVADFRELARWFSVLPEQRDLHRLWSTAFGLSSARHAHLAHPDPESVSWTARWGEAPAVEVSPLLRAAGRTARIGRTGAIPDVAAIKRERAARAAVERAELQAAWDMLDTAGAVRLSVFGDLDHGVFERLLELLGRALGNAPDSTGTRRGTTTDGRIEILLRPAASGICELKTPLGLFRGPDYIVEISAPGRSGV